One Saccharomyces eubayanus strain FM1318 chromosome VIII, whole genome shotgun sequence genomic window carries:
- the MPC54 gene encoding Mpc54p: MPEDPNYSDSYGESHNSKPNMVSPYKDSFFKEVTPSKPNVRFGNDDVNIFDQRKKVNEINKNSCIKKSIPPSTNTNNTPNKSSMKSPKGKNTPKPDFDYKSQFESNDETFKDVNDAVNRCYALCNIPTKHVSINSISDLAQTFETLAVGITHETNRKAECERSKNAIDSLYYHEQLEKKELNEKSLQMAIDHLLIVTKQNLRQADDTNKLKETEVLKSFFEEIEEVDDNKISINNLEQQLLEEKKANNILRRDYYKLQERGRRLCHEFQDLQNDYAQQVKQKEYELQKLKNENKTLLNMNNNLKADKTQFSQKEKQYFQKYTYIEKYMTHVKEEYSKKEDECDKLKFNIDNNVKKIERLERALQMQIITQNSFSTATIQEEDPDDAHLEDRYQKVKEFMELKLRTSKVDDPMRSETEALDNVLGLIENTMKTLDDNSKYHPTTTKKCIKYVIGSSRLKENEHITN; this comes from the coding sequence ATGCCGGAAGATCCAAATTATAGCGACTCCTATGGAGAAAGCCATAACAGCAAGCCGAACATGGTGTCTCCCTATAaagattctttctttaaagAAGTGACCCCTTCCAAGCCAAATGTGAGGTTTGGTAACGATGAtgttaatatttttgaccaaaggaaaaaggtgaatgaaatcaacaaaaatagTTGTATTAAAAAGAGTATTCCACCTTCAACGAATACAAATAACACACCAAACAAGTCTAGCATGAAGTCTCCAAAAGGCAAAAATACTCCGAAGCCTGATTTCGATTATAAAAGTCAATTTGAATCAAACGACGAAACTTTTAAAGATGTGAATGATGCAGTCAACCGTTGCTATGCACTTTGTAACATTCCCACTAAGCATGTATCCATAAACAGTATCTCTGATCTGGCACAGACTTTTGAAACACTTGCTGTAGGAATAACTCATGAAACGAATAGGAAAGCTGAATGTGAACGAAGCAAAAACGCAATAGATTCATTGTACTACCATGAAcagctggaaaaaaaagaacttaatgaaaaaagccTCCAGATGGCAATTGATCATTTGCTGATAgtaacaaaacaaaatttaAGACAAGCTGATGATACaaacaaattgaaagaaacagaagtgcttaaaagtttttttgaGGAGATTGAAGAGGTtgatgataataaaatttcGATTAACAATCTAGAGCAACAGttacttgaagaaaaaaaggcaaacaATATTCTTAGAAGGGATTACTATAAACTTCAAGAACGTGGTAGACGCTTGTGTCACGAATTTCAAGATTTACAAAACGATTATGCACAACAAGTCAAACAAAAGGAGTATGAGTTGCAGAAActtaaaaatgaaaataaaacgtTACTCAACATGAACAATAATTTGAAAGCAGATAAAACCcaattttctcaaaaggagaaacaatattttcaaaaatatacatatatagaGAAATACATGACCCAtgtcaaagaagaatataGTAAGAAGGAGGACGAATGCgataaattgaaatttaatATTGATAACAACGTGAAAAAGATAGAACGCCTAGAAAGAGCACTTCAGATGCAAATTATTACTCAAAACAGTTTTTCTACCGCAACCATCCAGGAAGAAGACCCAGATGATGCCCATTTGGAGGACCGTTACCAAAAAGTGAAAGAGTTTATGGAGCTAAAGCTACGAACTTCCAAGGTCGATGACCCAATGAGGTCCGAGACTGAAGCACTTGATAATGTGCTTGGTTTAATTGAGAATACTATGAAAACTCTAGACGACAACAGTAAATATCATCCGactacaacaaaaaaatgcataaAATATGTTATTGGTTCATCAAGACTCAAGGAAAATGAACATATTACaaattaa
- the GAC1 gene encoding protein phosphatase regulator GAC1 gives MVIESATATLSPSKTIPSFPHGNLTKSMSDNRIRRPSAPPIRKLKSSLKIAHSDLPSRSKSDFFLTSPEKNVRFAIELTTVKRFDKNAEPSSISNENSPTLSPVDNYTATDDIQLFSSDDCWFNDSSLVTNLLKNEKKFRYMNSLNNMFKLDLYDSEDEDEEDGGIEEHRNVQAGYDYTYDSITSKKVPSYNKPVGSSDASSLASQATNICDWKLHCTDLVPFTQTSPLFTKTLSTSDLHDQLSNYLNGQNIKLHSLTQLDHDSSKIVGLLYVKNLSFEKYLEIKFTFNSWKDIHYVTANYNKTVNADIDEFKFIIDLNSLKYILLIKKIITMEDESNSCPLNVEICCRYDVNDETFYDNNNNKNYHLFITTFKQGKKEEEKQNIAVVVEPAAIIKENSNNPPKNVTSKLISSNPSLSKFSSQSRKFSEDTDYYNTSPLKHLYHNDTTTFIKPKRLNAVLEKLDNTTPSPPPPSPPLAGTAKIENVAKNENSTSTSTTARNNVGLPILGSQHQSLYSGSSSYSSSSSSISSSLSFASSTNSSTNSSSSASCGFPLTELDNFDYANLYEPNDTFTTANLFNHSLNSIIPDASTPSFFGDFGNSSNDNNNNTNSNNLATSLDDSYEDKQSVITDTTIDDNNKTSNVNNSTDTLIKPSKQNGSTKGNKLPTNSISSPSSSRNQTSSNPKERDIEKDELKYIDYQSLLDSHRFYSQSSSPSLQPDAFSNAVSLSERSQTPDVFEYEEEGDDESNRMVGELSDNAFSPHFYLNEDNKNACLSDDSLTDHHGNNNPFISTFSSSPPILSQEVDRWRL, from the coding sequence ATGGTAATAGAATCTGCTACTGCTACACTGTCTCCATCAAAGACAATACCGTCATTTCCCCATGGTAATCTAACCAAAAGCATGTCGGACAACCGTATACGTCGTCCGTCCGCTCCTCCCATTAGAAAACTAAAgtcttctttgaagataGCCCATAGCGATCTTCCTTCAAGATCCAAGtccgatttttttctaactTCACCTGAAAAGAACGTTCGATTTGCTATTGAACTAACAACCGTCAAAAGATTTGATAAAAACGCGGAGCCAAGTTCAATCTCGAATGAGAACTCGCCCACCTTATCTCCTGTCGACAACTATACGGCCACTGATGATATTCAATTATTCAGTAGTGATGACTGTTGGTTCAACGACTCTTCATTGGTCACTAACCTgctgaaaaatgaaaagaagtttCGTTACATGAATTCTTTAAATAACATGTTCAAGTTAGATCTTTATGATTCCGAGGACGAAGATGAGGAGGATGGCGGCATCGAAGAACATAGAAACGTTCAAGCCGGTTATGACTATACGTATGATTCGATAACGTCCAAGAAAGTTCCCTCCTATAATAAACCAGTGGGTTCATCAGATGCTTCCTCCCTTGCTTCGCAAGCGACTAATATCTGTGATTGGAAGCTTCACTGCACAGACTTGGTTCCCTTTACACAAACATCTCCCCTATTCACTAAAACGCTATCTACCTCCGATCTACACGACCAGCTATCCAATTATCTAAATGGCCAAAATATAAAGCTGCACTCACTCACTCAATTAGATCATGACTCAAGTAAAATTGTGGGGCTGCTATACGTTAAAAATTtgagttttgaaaaatatctggAAATTAAATTTACTTTCAACTCGTGGAAAGATATTCATTATGTTACGGCCAACTACAACAAAACGGTTAATGCTGATATCgatgaattcaaatttattattgatTTAAATAGTTTGAAGTATATTTTActcatcaaaaaaattatcacCATGGAAGACGAGTCAAATAGCTGCCCCTTGAATGTTGAAATTTGTTGTAGATATGACGTCAATGATGAAACATTTTAtgataacaacaataataaaaattatCATCTCTTCATAACTACCTTCAAACAGGGgaagaaagaggaagaaaaacaaaacattgCTGTCGTTGTCGAGCCAGCTGCcatcatcaaagaaaatagtaataatcCACCAAAGAACGTAACCTCAAAGTTAATTTCTTCGAATCCaagtctttcaaaattttcttctcaatCTAGAAAATTCAGTGAAGACACAGATTACTATAACACATCTCCATTAAAACATCTTTATCACAATGATACAACAACTTTCATCAAACCTAAAAGGCTGAACGCAGttttagaaaaattagaCAACACCACTCCttctcctcctcctccttcTCCTCCTCTAGCCGGTACtgccaaaattgaaaatgtaGCCAAAAATGAGAACAGCACATCTACTAGCACCACTGCCAGAAATAATGTTGGCCTACCAATATTAGGATCACAACATCAATCATTATATTCTGGTTCATCCTCCtactcttcttcttcttcttcgatttcttcatcattatcatttgCTTCTTCTACAAACTCCTCCACAAACTCCTCTTCCTCCGCGTCCTGCGGCTTCCCACTCACTGAACTTGATAATTTCGACTATGCAAACTTATATGAACCCAACGATACATTTACAACTGCCAATTTGTTCAATCACTCACTAAATTCCATCATACCAGATGCCTCCACTCCATCATTTTTTGGAGATTTTGGTAACTCTAgcaatgataataataacaataccaacagcaacaatTTAGCCACCTCTCTCGATGACTCATATGAGGACAAGCAAAGTGTCATCACGGACACTACAATAGATGATAACAATAAAACTTCAAATGTCAATAATTCTACGGATACACTAATCAAACCCTCAAAACAGAATGGGTCAACCAAGGGGAACAAATTGCCTACAAATAGCATTAGTTCACCATCCTCGTCTCGGAACCAAACAAGTTCGAATCCAAAGGAGCGTGATATCGAAAAAGATGAACTCAAATATATTGACTACCAGTCCCTACTCGATTCTCATCGCTTTTATAGCCAATCTTCATCGCCGAGTTTGCAACCTGATGCATTCTCAAATGCAGTATCTCTTTCGGAAAGATCTCAGACGCCGGATGTCTTTGAATACGAGGAGGAGGGTGATGATGAGAGTAATCGGATGGTTGGAGAACTAAGTGATAATGCATTTTCACCTCATTTTTACttgaatgaagataatAAGAACGCGTGCCTGAGCGATGACTCTTTAACCGATCATCACGGAAACAACAACCCGTTTATAAGTACTTTCAGTTCATCCCCTCCCATCCTTTCGCAAGAAGTTGATCGATGGCGGCTTTAA
- the SYC1 gene encoding cleavage polyadenylation factor subunit SYC1 produces the protein MEIRRERLQQIVKLDCSEDDEISDLYLHIVQMFXSIQKTTTGDVTKLQLLDDVEIELTLNSIVIEWTKDSMVSETVADSIIIMTLGLQTKKKNVLSESKLEERDSNAWKVHELQNLFQEQFGDCFSAETGQEEGVGNGSVTIGKSKAIVDFSTMKLIDCNSNPLRGRVESILSIGQKLTTPLC, from the coding sequence ATGGAAATACGCAGAGAGAGACTTCAGCAAATAGTCAAGCTTGATTGCAGCGAAGACGATGAAATCAGTGATCTATACCTTCACATAGTACAAATGTTTGRGAGTATACAGAAAACCACAACGGGAGATGTTACGAAATTGCAGCTACTAGACGACGTTGAAATAGAGCTAACGCTAAACAGCATTGTTATCGAGTGGACAAAGGACTCAATGGTAAGTGAAACGGTCGCCGATagtataataataatgactCTTGGATTacaaacgaaaaagaagaacgtACTGTCTGAATCAAAACTAGAAGAGAGAGACAGTAATGCTTGGAAAGTCCATGAATTACAAAACttatttcaagaacaattCGGAGATTGTTTTAGTGCCGAAACAGGGCAGGAAGAAGGTGTAGGGAATGGTAGTGTGACCATAGGAAAGAGCAAAGCTATAGTCGACTTCTCTACCATGAAGCTGATCGATTGCAATTCGAATCCATTAAGGGGGAGAGTGGAGAGTATACTCAGCATTGGGCAAAAACTAACAACCCCATTGTGCTGA